A window of Fictibacillus halophilus contains these coding sequences:
- the icd gene encoding NADP-dependent isocitrate dehydrogenase, with the protein MSNGERITVDNGVLNVPNQPVIPFIEGDGTGPDIWAAASRVLEAAVEKAYNGEKKIVWKEVLAGEKAFNQTGEWLPAETLDVIRDYIIAIKGPLTTPVGGGIRSLNVALRQELDLFTCLRPVQYFKGVPSPVKRPEDTNMVIFRENTEDIYAGIEYASGSDEVKKLIQFLQDEMGANKIRFPETSGIGIKPVSSEGTQRLVRAAIQYAINEGRKSVTLVHKGNIMKYTEGAFKNWGYELAEAEFGDKVFTWAQYDRIVEESGKDAANKAQADAEAAGKIIVKDSIADIFLQQILTRPAEFDVVATMNLNGDYISDALAAQVGGIGIAPGANINYETGHAIFEATHGTAPKYAGLDKVNPSSVILSGVLMLEHLGWGEAAKLVLSSMENTIASKVVTYDFARLMDGATEVKCSEFADELIKNM; encoded by the coding sequence ATGTCTAACGGAGAACGTATTACAGTCGACAATGGTGTATTAAACGTACCAAATCAACCGGTGATCCCTTTCATTGAGGGTGACGGTACTGGTCCTGATATTTGGGCTGCCGCTTCACGTGTTTTAGAAGCTGCTGTTGAAAAAGCATATAACGGTGAGAAAAAGATCGTATGGAAAGAAGTTTTAGCAGGAGAAAAAGCGTTTAACCAAACAGGTGAGTGGCTTCCTGCAGAAACACTTGATGTGATTCGCGATTACATAATTGCGATTAAAGGACCATTAACAACGCCAGTAGGCGGAGGAATCCGTTCTTTAAACGTTGCACTAAGACAAGAGTTAGATCTATTTACTTGTCTTCGTCCAGTTCAATACTTCAAAGGTGTGCCTTCACCAGTAAAACGCCCTGAAGATACAAACATGGTTATTTTCCGTGAGAATACAGAAGATATTTATGCTGGTATCGAGTATGCAAGTGGATCTGATGAAGTTAAAAAATTGATTCAGTTCCTACAAGATGAGATGGGTGCTAACAAAATCCGTTTCCCTGAAACTTCAGGTATCGGTATTAAGCCTGTTTCTTCAGAAGGTACTCAACGTCTAGTTCGTGCAGCTATTCAGTATGCGATCAACGAAGGACGTAAGAGTGTAACGCTTGTTCATAAAGGAAACATCATGAAGTATACAGAGGGTGCTTTCAAGAACTGGGGTTATGAGTTAGCTGAAGCTGAGTTTGGTGATAAAGTATTCACATGGGCTCAGTATGACCGCATTGTTGAAGAAAGCGGAAAAGATGCTGCAAACAAAGCTCAAGCAGATGCTGAAGCAGCAGGTAAGATCATTGTTAAGGACTCTATCGCTGATATCTTCTTACAACAAATCTTAACTCGTCCAGCTGAGTTTGATGTAGTAGCAACGATGAACTTAAATGGAGATTACATCTCTGATGCTCTTGCTGCACAAGTTGGTGGTATCGGTATCGCACCAGGTGCAAACATCAACTACGAAACAGGACATGCAATCTTTGAAGCAACTCATGGTACTGCTCCAAAATACGCTGGTCTTGATAAAGTAAACCCATCATCTGTTATTCTTTCAGGTGTGTTGATGCTTGAACATCTAGGGTGGGGAGAAGCTGCTAAATTAGTACTTTCTTCTATGGAAAACACAATCGCAAGTAAAGTTGTAACTTACGACTTTGCACGTTTGATGGACGGCGCTACAGAAGTTAAATGTTCTGAGTTTGCTGACGAACTAATCAAAAACATGTAA